In Spirochaetaceae bacterium, the DNA window CCAGACCATGATTGCCCGGCTGTTCGGCATGGAGGTGGCCAACGCGTCGATGTACGACGGCTCCACGGCGCTCGCCGAGGCGGCCCTGATGGCGGCGCGGCTGCGCCGCGGGCGCGGCACCATCGCCGTGAGCGAGGCGGTCCACCCGGAGTACCGCGAGGTGCTGGCCACCTACCTGTCGGGTATCGGCCTGCGCATCGTCACCATCCCGTTCGACCGAACCACCGGGCGCACCGAGCCGGAGGCGGTTGCCGCGGCCATCGACTCCGAGACCGCCGCCGTACTGGTGCAATACCCCAATTTCCTCGGTGCGATCGAGCCGGTCGCGGAACTCAGCGAGGCGGCCCACGCCGGCGGCGCGCTGTCGGTGGTGTCCGCCGACCCGGTCGCTCAGGCGATGCTGCGCCCGCCGGGGGAACTGGGCGCCGACATCGCCACCGCCGAGGGGCAGCCGCTCGGCCTGCCGCTGTTCTACGGCGGCCCCTACGTCGGCCTGCTCGCCACCTCGATGCGCAACGTCCGGCAGATGCCCGGCCGCCTGGCCGGGCTGGCCCAGGACGCTGACGGCCGGCGCGGGTTCGTGCTCACCCTGAAACCGCGCGAGCAGGACATTCGCCGCGAGAAGGCGACTAGCAACATCTGTACCAACGAGGCGCTGATCGCCACCGCGGTGACCATCTACCTGGCGGCGCTCGGGCCGGCGGGACTGCGCGAGGTGGCCGACCAATGCTACCACCGCAGTCATCACCTGGCCGCCCGGCTCGCCGAGCTTCCCGGCATCGACCGCCCGTTTACCGCGCCCTTCTTCCGCGAGTTCGTGGTGCGCCCGCCGCTGCCTCCGGCGCAACTGAACCGCCGGCTGTGGGAACGGGAGGGCATCATCGGCGGCCTCGACCTGGGCCGCTTCGACCTGGGCCTGGAGGGCTGCTGGCTGCTGACCGCCACCGAGATGAATTCCCGCGCCGCCATCGACCGGCTGGTAGAGGCGGTCGCTTCATGAGCGCCGCGCAACTCCGCCGCGCGGACGGAGGAGACGCCGGAGCGGGGCTGCCGGGCAACGAGGTTGCGCCACCGCCTGGCGCAACGCCCGGCAGCGCACGGTCGGCGGATGCCTCCAGCGGCGCCGAAGCCGGCGCGCCGCCCGCGGCCGGGACACCTTCGCCACGCGCATCGCCGGACTACGCGCGGTCGTCAGAGACCGGCCGCGGAGCGGGAGCCGGAACGCGGGACGCCGCCCGGACGCCATTCCCAGGCACGGCACCGTCGACCGTGGCCGCGCCGGTCGACACCGGGCTGCTGCCCGCGCCGCCGCTGCTGTTCGAGCAGTCGGTGCCGGGGCGCAACGGCGTCCAGCTCGCACCGCTCGACGTACCGCGCAGCGCGCTGCTGCCGGACGAGCTGCTGCGCACCGGGCTGCCCCTGCCGGAACTGTCGGAGCCGGAGGTGGTGCGCCACTTCACCAACACTTCGCGGCGCAATTTCTCGGTCGACCAGGGCTTCTACCCGCTCGGCTCGTGCACCATGAAGTACAACCCGAAGATCAACGACCGGGTCGCCGACCTGCCGGGGCTGGCCGCCATCCACCCCTACCAGGACGAGGCAACGGTGCAGGGCGCACTGCGCCTGCTCTGGGAACTGCAGGAGTGGCTCGGCGAGATCGCCGGGTTGCCCGCCGTATCCCTGCAGCCCTCGGCCGGGGCGCACGGCGAGCTGACCGGCGCGCTGATCATCCGCGCCTACCACGAGGCGGCGGGCCGGCAACGCACCACGATGCTGGTGCCCGATTCGGCGCACGGCACCAACCCCGCCACCGCCGCCATGGCCGGCTACCGGGCGCGCACCGTGCCAACCGGCAAGGACGGCAGCCTCGACTTCGCAGCGCTGCAGGACGCGCTCGGCGACGATGTCGCCGGCCTGATGATCACCAATCCCAACACGCTCGGCCTGTTCGTGGAGGGCATCACCGACATCGCCGCGGCGGTGCACGAGGCCGGCGGGCTGGTGTACATGGACGGCGCCAACATGAACGCCATGGTCGGCGTCGCGCGCCCCGGCGACCTGGGCACCGACATTCTGCACTTCAACCTGCACAAGACCTTCAGCGTGCCGCACGGCGGCGGCGGTCCCGGCGCCGGGGCCACCGCGGTCACCGCCGAGCTGGCCCCGTTTCTGCCGCCGCCGGTGGTATGCCGCGACGGCGACCGCTACCGCCACGACTACCGGCGCCCGCGCTCGATCGGCCGGGTGCGTGCCTTCTACGGCAACTTCAACAACGCGGTGCGCGGTTACGCATACCTGCGCTCACTCGGCGGCGACGGCCTCGCCGAGATGAGCCGGCTGGCCGTGTTGAATGCCAATTACCTGCGCGCCGCTCTCGCCGGCGACCTGGAGCTGCCGTACCCGCGCATCTGCAAGCACGAGGCGGTGTTCAGCGCCCGCCGCGTGGCGAAGGATCATGGCGTCCGTACGCTCGACATCGCCAAGCGGCTCATCGACTACGGCATTCACCCGCCCACCATCTACTTCCCGCTCATCGTTCCGGAGGCGCTGATGGTGGAACCGACCGAGACCGAGTCCAAGCACACCCTCGATCACTTCATCGCCGCGCTGCGCGCCATTCTCGCCGAGGCCGCCGCCACGCCCGAACTGGTCCGCGCCGCACCGCACTCCACGCCCATCGGACGCCTCGACGAAGCGACGGCGGCGCGCCGGCCGGTGCTGACCTGGCCGCTGCCGGGCGACCGGCCGTAGCACCCCGGCAAGCGGTTCGGACGATAACTGGACGCCGCGTGCAGTCTGGGCATAATAGGATTCAGTATCGCAATGCTCGATAGACGGATAAGGTTTCCATAACATGTTGCTGGACGTTCTGCTCCCACTTGGTCTTCTCATCGTCGTAGCGAAGCTGGTCGAAGGCTTCCTCGGGCGCTTCGGGCTGAGTTCCATCATCGCCTACACCGCGACCGGCCTCCTCCTCGGACCGGTACTCGGGATCGTGGAGCCGTCGCCCGAGATTCAGTTGTTCCTCGGGCTCGGCATCTTCGTGCTGTTCTTCCTGGTCGGTCTCGACGAGATCGACATCCAGGGGTTCGTGGCTACCATCCGCGGACGCTATTTCGTGGCCGCGGTGCTGTCGGTGATCATCTCGCTGGCGGCCGCCATGCTGGTCACCTCCGATCTTGCCGGACTCCCGTTCGCGCTTGGCCTGCATTTCACCGAGGCACTGGCGCTGGCCGGCATCCTGTCGCTGTCGAGCCTCGGGCTGGTGGCCAAGGTGCTTGCCGACTCCGGCCACCTAAAGGAACCGATCGGCCTGAAGATCTTCACCATCGTGGCGATCGCCGAGGTGGCCGCGCTGCTGGTGGTGGGGTTCACCATCGGCGAACACCACGAGCCGAGCCTGATGGGGATGGTCACCCTGCTGCTGCAGATCTTCGGGTTCGTGGTGATCACCTGGGTGCTGTCCACCCGGGTGCTGCCGCCGGCGATCGTGTTTCTGCAGCGCTTCCTGAATGTTCCCGAGCTGTCGTTCGGACTGCTGCTCGGCGGGCTGTTCCTGATCGTGGTCGGGGCCGAGAAGATCGGTCTGCACGGCACCATCGGGGCGCTGTTGTTCGGCGTCGCGCTGTCCGGACTGCCGCAGCGCGTCCACTGGGAGATCATGCCGGGGATGCGCAGTGCGTCGGAAGGACTGTTCGTGCCGCTGTTCTTCGCCTCGGCCGGCCTGCAGTTCGACCTGTCCTTCACCGCCCTGCCGCTGGCCACGATTGCCGCGCTGGCGGTGATACCGCTGGTGGGCAAGTTCGTGGGGGCGTTCCTCAGCACCTACCTGACCCGCATCGAGGCGCCGTTCACGCTCGCCACCGGGTTGATGTCGAAGGGGGTGGCCGAAATCGCGCTGCTCCTGGTCCTGCTCGAGTTCGGGGTAATCGGGCAGGACGTGTTCTCGCTGTTCGTGCTCATCATGTTCGGCTACATCCTGTTCATGCCGCCGATCCTCGGCTTCGCGATCAAGCGAACCCGCCTGACCAGCACCGCCGAGCTGCCGCAGTCGGTGCCGCTCTCCTACGTCCGCGCCGCGCTCGGCGACGTCAAGGTGAGCTCCGTTCTCGACCGCACCCGCGCCTACCCGGGGCCGGACGTGACGGTGCAGAGTTTCGCCGACGACTGGGTGGTGCCGAAGGAGCGCGACTACGTGGTGGTCGACGACGGCAAGGTGGCCGGCATCGTGTCACTGAGCAGGATCCGTTCGATCGCCAAGGACCAGCGCGCGACCACGACCGTGGCCGAGGTGCTGCGCGCCAAGATCCCGCCGGCGTGGTCCGACGAACTGATCGTCGACGTGATGGAACGGATGAACGAACACTCACTGGCCGTGATGCCGATCAATGACCGCGAATCGGGCGACTTCGTCGGCACCGTCGAGAGCCAGAACCTGCTCGACTTGGTCGTGTTGATGGACGAAATCAAGAAAGAGGCCGAGAATATGCAGGAAGCGGAATCCGACTGAGAGGCCGGCTGGCAGAAAGCGGGCCGAAAGCGCCGACTTCGGGGCGCGAGATCGGGAAGCTCACGACGGCCGCCGTCCATGCGAACGGGCAGCCGCCACGCCGCGATCATCCCGGGCGGCCGCTCCGTCGCCGAGCATGCGCCGGCTGCGAATCCGCGGCGAAACTGGTACCATCAAGGCGAGCGAGGGCGCGCGTCTTGAAGTTGTACATATTCCACTACCACCTGCTGCCCGGCGGCGTCACCACGGTGATCCGCGACGGCGCCCGCGCCATGCTCGCCCATCGCGGGCTGTTTCCCGGCCTGACCCGGCTGGTCGTGGTCGCCGGTGGGGAGAACGACGGGGGGCTTGGCGCGCATGGCGGGTGCGACCAGCCGCTGGGTCGCCGCCGACTCGATGCAGTGGCGTACGACGACGCGCCGGCCACCATCGGCGGGCGGCGGCAGCTCGCCGACCTGCTGCTGCGCCGTTTCGGGGACGGCGTGTGGTGGATCCACAACCACCATCTGGCCAAGAACACACGCTTCACCGGCGCGGTGTTGATGGCCGCCGCGGCCGGGCATCCGATGATTCTGCAGATTCACGACTTTCCGGAGAACGCGCGGCCGGCGAACCTGGCACGCCTGCACGACGAGGTGCCCGCTTCTCCCTACCCGAGCGGCGACAACGTGCGCTACGCGGTGCTGAACCGGCGCGATCACGACGCTCTCGCCGGCGCCGGCTGTCCGGGCGAACGCGTCGCCCTGCTCGCCAACCCGGTGCGACCGGCTGCCCCGGTTCCGGCGCCCGCAGCGGCAACGGCGCGGGCGGCGCGCGCCCGGTTGGCCGAGTCCGGCGCGGCCGGCCGCTCGGCCGGGACCGGTACGCTCGATCGCGGCCGGCCCCTGTGGCTCTACCCGGTGCGCGTGCGGCGCCGCAAGAACGTGCTGGAGGCGGGCCTGCTGGCACGGCTCGCCGGCGCCAACCTGGTAGTCACGCTGCCCGCCTCATCCGCTGCCGAGACCGCATATTCGCGTGAAGTAGAGCGGCTTTACGGCGACGGCGCCATCCCCGGCCTGTACGGCGTCGGCGATCGGCTGGACGCTCTCGGGCTGGCATTCGACGACCTGCTGGCCGCGGCCCACCTGATTGTGTCGCCGTCGGTGGAAGAGGGGTTCGGCTTCCAGTTCGTCAACGCCCTGCAGTGGCGGCGTCCCCTGCTGGCGCGCCGGCTGCCGGTGCTCGACGACCTGCAGGGGCTGCTCGACGGCTATCCGGCCGCCCTCTACGACGCCGTGCGCTGTCCGCTGACGAGCAGCGAAAGGAACGGCCTGCGCGCCGCCTACGAACCGGCCGCCCAGCGCGCCACGCGCCTGCTCCCGGGCGCCGCCGGCGAACACCTGCGCGCCGAACTGGACACCATCCTGTCGGGCGACACCGTGGACTTCTCCTACCTCGGCACCGCGCAACAGGCCGCCCTGCTGCGGCGCTGCGGCGACCGCGGCGTGGCGCGCGAGTTGCGCCACGCCAACGCCGCGTTACTCGACACCGTACGGTCGCTGCCGCAACGGCCGCTTCCCGACCGCGACCAGCCGATCGAGGCGGCGTTCGGCGAGGCGGCATTCGCCCGGCGCGCCGCCGCCCTGCTCGCGCCGCTGCTCGCACGCGGCGGAGCGAGCCGGACGCCGCCCGCGGACGGCGCAACACGCGCCGTCATCGACCCCGCTGCCGTGCAGCGCACGTTCGCAAAACCTGCCGCGCTGCGGCTGCTCATGGAGCGTTGAACCAGGAGGATAACCGATGCTTGCCAAGCTCTCTCAATACCTGCCCTTCGTACTGATCGCCATACTGCTGCTCAGCCAGTTTCAGCGCGGCCTGACCCGTTCCGGCACCGGCTCGCCGAGCGCCGCGCGGCGCACCGTCACCATGCTGGGGGCCGGCATGGTGCTCGGCATGTGGATCGCGGTGCTGTTCCTGATACGTATCGGCGCGCCCGACTGGACCGGCGTCCTGCCGTTCGCCGCCGCCGCGGGGGTGGTCTACCTGCTGCGCAAGAAACTCACGGCATTCCCGACCCACTGCCGGTACTGCGGCATCCGCCTGCCGCTGCGCATCACCTTCGGCCTCGACGCGGCCGCCACTGCCCGCTACGAGGAAGGCTCCTGCCCCGCCCCCGGGTGCACCGGCGCCGGGCCGGCCGAGTTGGCCATCCCCGAAGCCGGGCCGGCCACCGTCGAGCCCGCGCCCGGCGCACCGGACGCCGCGCAACCCGGTGCCTCACCTGCGCCGCCTGCCGCCGGTGAGGCACCGCCCGAAGAGGGCGCGCCGTCCGGCGGAACGGGAACGACCACGCCTGACGCCGGCGACGCGCCGGACCGGCCGCGGGACGTGCCGCCCGGCCCGCCGGCATAGCCGAACGCGGCGCGGCACAGCTCCTCTGCCGCGGAGGTCCAGCGGCATCCGCTGCCCAGCGCGCGCCGCCACTCCGGGCGCTTGGCGGCCAGTTCGTCGAGCGTGCTGAGCCCCAGGCCGCGCGCGAACGGCAGCACCACCATCTTGCCGGTGATGCGCCCCTCGGCCACCGCCTGCACCGCGGCGCCGCCGTGACCGAGGTCGGCCAGGGCGCCGAGCACGGCGGCCGTGTCCAGCGTGCCGTCCGCTACCCGCGCCAGGGTCTGCTCCGTGACCGCGAGCGGCGACCCGGTGGTCCCCGCCACGCGCACGCCGCCGCCGGCGACCAGGTGCAGCGGGATGCGCGCCACGCTGCCCTCCGCCACGCCGGCAAACACGTTCAGGTAGCCGCCGCCGCGCAGGAACGGGGCCGCCTGTTCGGCCGCGACGGCGGAAGGTGCCAGCAGCACGACGTCGTCGAACCCGTCACCGGCGAGGCCCGACACTCGCTGCTCCAGGGGACCTCCCTCGCCGCCAACCTGCAGCAGGTGGGGCGCTGGCAGGCCGAGTGCCGCGACGCGCTCGCCGAGCGCAGCCAGCCGCCGCTCGGACAGATCGGTAACCAGCACCGTTGCCGGCGGATGTGGCTGCGACAGGGCGAGCAGCACGTGCATCTGGCCCATCGGGCCGCCGCCGCCCACGAACCACGCCCGCCCGCCCGGCACCAGTCCCTCGCGCGCCGCACCAGCGTATGCCGGCGCCACGCTGCCGTCGCCGCGACCAACCACGCGAATTCCCTGGTAGTGGATGCGCCCGATGTCGCACGCCAGGTGGCGCCGTTCGCCGCCGGCGGCGTCGGCGACGTGCACGCTGACCACGGCGTGGCGCGGCAGGTCCGCGAACAACCGCGCCATCCACCGGTCTCCGGGCGGCGTGCCGGCGACCACCACGTCGTCGGCGCCGCGCGGAACAGGTTCGTCCCGGCACTCCAGCGGGATGTCCAGCCGCGCGCACCACGCCTCGACGGCCGCCCGGTTGGCGCGGTTCAGACCGCCGGCCTGCACCTGCCGCGGCGGCGGAGCATCGCGCTCGGGCGGCGGCAGAGGCACACCGAGCCGCTCCGGGACCGCGCCGAACGCGACCCCGGCAAGGTCGAGCGGCGGCTGATCGGCGAATCCCGCCAGGCGCAGCGTTCCACCGCTGCGCAGGTGGGTGCGGGCAGCGATCCGGTAAGCCGCCAGCACGCAGGTCCAGGGCTCGATCAGCGCCGCCTCGACCGTACCCACCCGGTCCGGCAGCGGCACCAGGTAGCAGCCCTCGTCGCCGTCCAGCACCTCCTTGCCCAGTACCACGTACTCGGCCAGCGCGCCGGCGAGCTGGTAGCCCACCGCCAGCGTGCGTCCGCGGTAGTAGACATCCGGCTGCAGGATGTAGCGCCCGCCGAGCCGCACCTGGCCGCGGCGCCGCTCCCCGACCCCGACCACGGTGAGCGCCACCTCGTGCCCCGGCGTTACGGGCCGTGCCGCCAGGTCGCGGCCGCGCAGCCGGGCGTGGCCGGCGCCCGCGCGCACCAGCTTGGCGTCGGAGAAGCACACGCCAACCGCGTCCACGCGCGCCACCACGTCGTCCTCGCCGTGCTCCGGAAACGGTATCTCGTCGGGGGCGTCTCCACGTCCGAAGCGTTCGAAGCCGGTGCCCTTGATCTGCCAGGCGCGCATGCGCTCCGGAAGCGGTTCGGCAAGCAGCATGAAGCAATGAGCGTCACGCACCGCCTCCCGGTCAAGCTGAACCACCCGTACCGCGGTTAGGCACCGTGTTGGATCATTTCTTCCCAACGTCGCGCGGGCGGACCCGAGTCGCCGGCATCCGCACCGGGAACGGAGGCGCTGCGAGGCCAGGAATCGCTCACCGCCGGTGCCCGAGCCCCTGGTGGCACGGAGTTTGCTTGTTTGTCGGCAGGAGAACCTGACCGTGAGACCTTCCATGACCGTGAGACCTTCCATGACCGTGAGACCTTCCATGACCGTGAGACCTTCCATNNNNNNNNNNNNNNNNNNNNNNNNNNNNNNNNNNNNNNNNNNNNNNNNNNNNNNNNNNNNNNNNNNNNNNNNNNNNNNNNNNNNNNNNNNNNNNNNNNNNGACCGTGAAACCCATGACCGTGAAACCCATGACCGTGAAACCTTTCATCACCGCTCCGCTCGCCGCCGGCGCCTACCTGCTGTCCATGGCTACGCTGCTGATCCTCGTCGGCTATTCCCTGCTCGGCGCCACCGGGCTGTTGATCGCGCTCGGCATCGGCGCGGCGCTGCTGATCGGCGCGCTCCCGCGCGGGTCGGCCGCCACCAACATGCTCCGTCTCGGCGCCATTCCGCTCGACGCGTACCGGGCGCCGTGGCTGCACGGGCAGGTCGCCGAGCTGGCCGCGCGCGCCGGCCTGCGTACCCCGGCCCTGTTCCTGCTGCGTGCGCCGCAGCCCAACGCCCTGACCATGGGCACGCGCGACGATGCCGCCGTCGCGGTGACCGACGCACTCGTACAGTCCCTCGGCCGGCGCGAAGTGCGCGGCGTGCTGGCGCACGAAGTCGCCCACATCCAGGCCAACGACATCTGGCTGGCCAGCCTGGCCGGCATCATGCGCCGCTTCACCGGCGCCCTTGCCCTGGCCGGCGGCATCGGACTGCTGTTCACCCTGCCCGCCCTCGCCGCCGGCATCATCAGCGTGCCGCTGCCGGTCGTGCTGCTGATGCTGGCCGCGCCCACCGTCAGCGGCCTGCTGCAGATGGCCCTGGCCCGCTCGCGCGAATTCAACGCCGACCGCGCCGCGGGCACCCTGAGCGGAGACCCGCGCGGCCTGGCATCCGCCCTCGTCTCGCTGGAGCAGCGCCGCCGCACCTGGTGGGATCTGATGTTCGGCTATCCCGCCGCCCCCACGCGGGCCCGTCTCACCGACAGCCACCCCCCAACCGGCGAACGCGTGTCCCGCCTCCTCGCCGTCGCCAGTCCCCGCCGCACCACACCCGCCGGCGTCCGCACCATCCCCGTCCGCGCCCTATAGTCATGATTCATGGTGCTGATACGCTCGCTCAGGATGGGCGCATACAGTACGATGGTGAAGTGCCGTCGAAGTAAAGTGAATGCATTGTTCCTGGCTTGGCAGGACAACATGTCCAGCCATCAGTGGTTTCCCGTGGGGCGTCTGGACGCCGCTTTGGACGATTCTCGTTTCTGGTTTCGGTACACCGGAGGCGCACGACGAGCGCAGAAGGAAGCGGGGTTTCCACTGTTGCTTGAGTTTCCTAATCTGCACCGTGCATATACGTCGAGCGAGCTCTTTCCACTGTTTCGTAACCGTGTGATCAACACGTCCCGCCCGGACTTGGCGGACTATTTGAGCGCTCTTGATCTCCCGGAATCGGCCAATCCGATGGAGATTCTGGCGGTGAGTGGAGGCGCTCGAGTTACCGACTCGTATGAAGTGTTTCCAAAAATCGAGAAGGATCTCGACGGAGGTTTTTCGTGCCGGTTCTTTTTGCACGGTTGGCGACACGTCAATTCGGCCGCACAACGGAGAATCGATCGATTGATTGCGGGAGAACCACTGTATTTGACGTTGGAACTGACCAACCCCGTCACCCACTTGGCGGTGCAGATCCAGACGACAGACTATCACATGGTCGGCTGGGCGCCGCGCTACCTGGTACACGACTTAACCGAGGCTATGGCAGGAACCGCGGAGTATACCGCACGGGTGGTAAGGTTGAACCCGCTACCGGCGCCATCAAAGCAGCGAGTCTTGATCGAGATGCACGGCCGCTGGGGAGAACATCAACCCATGAGCGACGACGACTACAGGCCCCTCGTTCACCGCGACCGTCCGGCGACTGCGTAGAGCATCTGCCCAACCCACTCGTCCAGCGAACGAGAATCCGTCTCAGGTTAGTTTTTCGCTGGCTTGTGGGACAGTCCGTCTGGGGGTCTGCTATGCGCTGTCAATTCCAAGCCAACACAGAAGTTGTATGTCGTGCGCTGAAATGGGGGGCAGGGGCTCTGGGGGTTCGACCGGCTCCAGACCGGTGCCTGCGATCTGCTCGATGAGGAACTTCGAGAGCTTGGATCCGGTCAGGTTCTCGTCCTCGAACCAGTGCCGAAGCATGATCTCTTCACGCCGCGGCCAGGGGGACTCTAGAATGTCCAGCGCCCGGCGTACTTCTTCCTCCGGAACGCCAACGGCAGGGTTGGCCCGGATAAACTCCGCGACGCGCAGGTTGAGCGGGCGTACCTTCGGCTGGAGGTTGGCGGGGTCGGTCTCCCGCATCCATTCGGACAATATGTCCGCTTGCGCTACATCCCAGAAGTCGTAGACGACCTCCTGAAGGCCGTCGGGATACCAGGTCGGCGTCTCCGGATCGCACTCGATCAATCGCAAGCAGGTTCCCACCTCGCGAACAATGTCGTCCGTGCGGGCTGCCCACCGGTCATCGGCGGCAACGAATCTCAAGTACGTGCGACCTCCCACCACGGCGCAAAAGAACACGCCCCGCCGACTGCCGCGCACCATGCCTGAGCCGGCCTTCCAGGGCAGGTGTACGATGCGGTCGCGATCCTGTTGCAGCGCCTTGCGCAAGGTCTGCCGGTATTCCTCTCCGGTTTGGGCCGCCCCGGCGGTAGCGCCGCGCTCGTAGAGCGAGGCGTCTTCCCTCAATAGCTTTTCGATCTCGTTTCGGGTCTCGGTGAAGACCTGAGTACCGTGCGCCGCTCCTTCGATCGGTGACGCTACACCGACGCTGGCGGCAGCCAGCGCCAGTTTGTTGAGAATACGCTGTTCGAGATTGAGAAGCGCGTCGAGCCGGTCCACGGGAAAGATCGTGCGCAGGAAGACCCGAGTGTGCGGACTGCCGATACGATCGATGCGACCGTGGCGCTGTACCAGCCTCATCGGGTTCCACGGCATGTCGAAGTTGACGATGTGCCGGCACTGTTGCAGGTTCACGCCCTCCGCGAGCACATCGGTCGAGATCAGGAGATCGTAGAGGTCCGCGTCGCTCCCGACGGGGGCTTCCATCGATATGGGCGCGAAGCCCTGCACCGCCTGCTGCCGCGACACCTCGCCCAACTCGTCCGAGCCGCTCACCACGGCCATGCGGCCTCGGTAGGCGCGTAGCTCCGTACTCGTGCGCAACTCGGTCTCCAGAAAGTCACGGACCCACTCCACGGTGTCCTCGAAGAACGAGAATACCAGCACCTTGCGCTTCTGCGATTCATCAATGCCATCGGTAGCATCTCGCTCGGCCTGCTCGGCAATTTCGACGAGAGCGTCGGCCAAGGCCCGAAGCTTGGGGTCCCGATCGGCAGTGATGGTCGCCGCCTCGCGGGCCAGCTCAATGAGCCGGTCGCGGTCACGCTCGACCGCCGCCCGCAGCCGCGCCACATTGTATCCGGCGGCGGCGCGGCGATGTTCCGTTCCGGCGAGGACGTCCTCGAACACCG includes these proteins:
- a CDS encoding zinc metalloprotease HtpX codes for the protein MTVKPFITAPLAAGAYLLSMATLLILVGYSLLGATGLLIALGIGAALLIGALPRGSAATNMLRLGAIPLDAYRAPWLHGQVAELAARAGLRTPALFLLRAPQPNALTMGTRDDAAVAVTDALVQSLGRREVRGVLAHEVAHIQANDIWLASLAGIMRRFTGALALAGGIGLLFTLPALAAGIISVPLPVVLLMLAAPTVSGLLQMALARSREFNADRAAGTLSGDPRGLASALVSLEQRRRTWWDLMFGYPAAPTRARLTDSHPPTGERVSRLLAVASPRRTTPAGVRTIPVRAL
- a CDS encoding cation:proton antiporter; the encoded protein is MLLDVLLPLGLLIVVAKLVEGFLGRFGLSSIIAYTATGLLLGPVLGIVEPSPEIQLFLGLGIFVLFFLVGLDEIDIQGFVATIRGRYFVAAVLSVIISLAAAMLVTSDLAGLPFALGLHFTEALALAGILSLSSLGLVAKVLADSGHLKEPIGLKIFTIVAIAEVAALLVVGFTIGEHHEPSLMGMVTLLLQIFGFVVITWVLSTRVLPPAIVFLQRFLNVPELSFGLLLGGLFLIVVGAEKIGLHGTIGALLFGVALSGLPQRVHWEIMPGMRSASEGLFVPLFFASAGLQFDLSFTALPLATIAALAVIPLVGKFVGAFLSTYLTRIEAPFTLATGLMSKGVAEIALLLVLLEFGVIGQDVFSLFVLIMFGYILFMPPILGFAIKRTRLTSTAELPQSVPLSYVRAALGDVKVSSVLDRTRAYPGPDVTVQSFADDWVVPKERDYVVVDDGKVAGIVSLSRIRSIAKDQRATTTVAEVLRAKIPPAWSDELIVDVMERMNEHSLAVMPINDRESGDFVGTVESQNLLDLVVLMDEIKKEAENMQEAESD
- the gcvPB gene encoding aminomethyl-transferring glycine dehydrogenase subunit GcvPB, whose amino-acid sequence is MAAPVDTGLLPAPPLLFEQSVPGRNGVQLAPLDVPRSALLPDELLRTGLPLPELSEPEVVRHFTNTSRRNFSVDQGFYPLGSCTMKYNPKINDRVADLPGLAAIHPYQDEATVQGALRLLWELQEWLGEIAGLPAVSLQPSAGAHGELTGALIIRAYHEAAGRQRTTMLVPDSAHGTNPATAAMAGYRARTVPTGKDGSLDFAALQDALGDDVAGLMITNPNTLGLFVEGITDIAAAVHEAGGLVYMDGANMNAMVGVARPGDLGTDILHFNLHKTFSVPHGGGGPGAGATAVTAELAPFLPPPVVCRDGDRYRHDYRRPRSIGRVRAFYGNFNNAVRGYAYLRSLGGDGLAEMSRLAVLNANYLRAALAGDLELPYPRICKHEAVFSARRVAKDHGVRTLDIAKRLIDYGIHPPTIYFPLIVPEALMVEPTETESKHTLDHFIAALRAILAEAAATPELVRAAPHSTPIGRLDEATAARRPVLTWPLPGDRP
- a CDS encoding alcohol dehydrogenase catalytic domain-containing protein: MLLAEPLPERMRAWQIKGTGFERFGRGDAPDEIPFPEHGEDDVVARVDAVGVCFSDAKLVRAGAGHARLRGRDLAARPVTPGHEVALTVVGVGERRRGQVRLGGRYILQPDVYYRGRTLAVGYQLAGALAEYVVLGKEVLDGDEGCYLVPLPDRVGTVEAALIEPWTCVLAAYRIAARTHLRSGGTLRLAGFADQPPLDLAGVAFGAVPERLGVPLPPPERDAPPPRQVQAGGLNRANRAAVEAWCARLDIPLECRDEPVPRGADDVVVAGTPPGDRWMARLFADLPRHAVVSVHVADAAGGERRHLACDIGRIHYQGIRVVGRGDGSVAPAYAGAAREGLVPGGRAWFVGGGGPMGQMHVLLALSQPHPPATVLVTDLSERRLAALGERVAALGLPAPHLLQVGGEGGPLEQRVSGLAGDGFDDVVLLAPSAVAAEQAAPFLRGGGYLNVFAGVAEGSVARIPLHLVAGGGVRVAGTTGSPLAVTEQTLARVADGTLDTAAVLGALADLGHGGAAVQAVAEGRITGKMVVLPFARGLGLSTLDELAAKRPEWRRALGSGCRWTSAAEELCRAAFGYAGGPGGTSRGRSGASPASGVVVPVPPDGAPSSGGASPAAGGAGEAPGCAASGAPGAGSTVAGPASGMANSAGPAPVHPGAGQEPSS
- the gcvPA gene encoding aminomethyl-transferring glycine dehydrogenase subunit GcvPA; this translates as MRYTPHTEAEIAAMLDAIGVYSIDELFADVPREHRFPRLDLPDGLSEQEVAALFRDLAARNGSMDAHSCFLGAGAYHHYTPALIPHLLFRSEFYTAYTPYQPEVSQGTLQTIFEFQTMIARLFGMEVANASMYDGSTALAEAALMAARLRRGRGTIAVSEAVHPEYREVLATYLSGIGLRIVTIPFDRTTGRTEPEAVAAAIDSETAAVLVQYPNFLGAIEPVAELSEAAHAGGALSVVSADPVAQAMLRPPGELGADIATAEGQPLGLPLFYGGPYVGLLATSMRNVRQMPGRLAGLAQDADGRRGFVLTLKPREQDIRREKATSNICTNEALIATAVTIYLAALGPAGLREVADQCYHRSHHLAARLAELPGIDRPFTAPFFREFVVRPPLPPAQLNRRLWEREGIIGGLDLGRFDLGLEGCWLLTATEMNSRAAIDRLVEAVAS